In Fibrobacter sp. UWEL, one genomic interval encodes:
- the uvrA gene encoding excinuclease ABC subunit UvrA — protein MTKSIEIRDAHEHNLRNVSLSIPRDSIVVVTGVSGSGKSSLAFDTVFQEGQRRFVESLSAYARQFIGRMKHPEVESVRGISPTISIDQKTVNRNPRSTVGTVVEILDHYRLLFARLGVPHCPNCGRVIQAQTVDQIVDNLYASDENKQVTVMAPIVQDRKGEYRKELSELKENGFVRARVDGTIYRIEEVPALVRYEKHTIEAVIDRLTLERKNMSRLREALEGALKLTDGKLVSFLFGEGEYRLQGTLLACPKCNISIPELEPRFFSFNDPKGRCPVCKGMGESCEFDVDLIVPDKTLSLKQGALAVQKKDTGTLLFSDYGWRNLRTIANEMKFTFDTPWNKLKPAQQQAILHGTPSGSERGVIDIIQELWDMWHIYHFRKYMNIGVCPECKGTRINRCANAVQFHGVNLTEMTEWSVEKSVEFFNKLDLSDREQHIGREILKEIRGRLSFLNAVGLGYLNISRKASTLSGGEAQRIRLASAVGAGLQGVLYVMDEPSIGLHPRDNDKLLEMLEHLRAQGNSLIVVEHDEDTMRHADYVIDVGPGAGVEGGRIIAAGTVDELEKNKASLTGAYLSGRKAIEIPSERKKITKETPKLKVCGATENNLKNIDVEIPLDGALTVVTGVSGSGKSTLVNQILRRELARIFFNSEEPVGKFDHLEGIENIDKVIEIDQTPIGRTPRSNPATYTKIWDDIRDLFAGMEESKIRGYTKSRFSFNVKGGRCDACEGAGVKVVDMHILPSVQVTCEVCNGKRFNDATREVYFKGKNVSEILDMSISDAAEFFKDISKIAQPLNLLCEVGLGYLTLGQPSTTLSGGEAQRIKIASELRRPGTGKTLYLLDEPTTGLHFEDIRKLMDCLNRLRSLGNSIVIIEHNLDVIKCADWIIDLGPDAGVHGGKIVATGTPEQIAKSKKSETGRYLAPVLAKKHGENKPMSKLMGALADNKARYNAFASSIKGTAGETEGPSLDIEVRGARKHNLKNIDVTIPRHKLTVVTGVSGSGKSSLAFHTLFSEGQRRFVETLSTYARRFLGRPDRGSIDSISGLAPAIAIDQKSASKSPRSTVATLTEIYDYFRIFWSRAGTPHCLHCGKPVDSYAAGDLMQLAFNRDEGKMVTVLAPFELKDVIKTSKILTEKGYRKVYLGKELVDLPLPKIPTREKQLLAVVDQVIVKEENRARLVEAFERAYRDGNGILFVDAEGHERLAASEKPGCPECGWYMDSSLNPKLFSFNTHWGACETCLGLGYLKDSKKDAAKPCPSCQGERLKPEYLAVRIAGKNIMDVHHMSIDNARDWFAQVDFDGEKNAEGKRTIAEPLLREIIGRLDFLKSVGLGYIGLDRAGDTLSGGESQRIRLASQIGSGLEGVLYVLDEPTVGLHESDTAKLLDTLYRLRNLGNTLVVVEHDQKMMEAADHIIDMGPGAGDFGGEVVAEGSPQLLAKPYALQQFPRSETVKFLTHQTPVANEVAPIRITDSTEFYEFSGLNHNNLKNLSVKFPKCAVSVVCGVSGSGKSSMVMDEIYPALKKKFQARGKKKQSGEVLLVDQSPISGTPRSTPASFTGVFDDIRKLFSKLEQSKIKGFDFGRFSYNLARGRCEACEGRGVISVEMHFLSDVWETCEACGGKRYNQETLSVTFKGKNIADVLDMRVIDACEFFKDQPKILPKLETLRDVGLPYVKLGQSVTTMSGGENQRLKLAAELTKKKATETVYLLDEPTTGLHLKDIQILWNLMRRLSARGDTVIVIEHHPDIIRLADWKVELGPVGGSEGGHLMEMGPNN, from the coding sequence ATGACCAAGTCTATTGAAATTCGCGACGCTCATGAACATAACCTCCGAAATGTAAGCCTTTCCATTCCCCGTGATTCTATTGTGGTGGTCACCGGTGTGTCGGGTTCTGGTAAGTCCAGCCTTGCCTTCGATACGGTTTTTCAGGAAGGGCAGCGTCGCTTCGTGGAGTCTCTTTCCGCTTATGCCCGCCAGTTCATTGGCCGCATGAAGCATCCCGAAGTGGAAAGCGTCCGCGGAATTTCTCCCACCATTTCCATCGACCAGAAAACGGTGAATCGCAACCCTCGCAGTACGGTGGGTACGGTGGTGGAAATCCTGGATCATTACCGCTTGCTGTTCGCCCGACTTGGCGTTCCTCATTGCCCCAATTGCGGCCGTGTAATCCAGGCCCAGACGGTGGACCAGATTGTAGATAACCTTTACGCCAGCGACGAAAACAAGCAAGTGACGGTGATGGCGCCTATTGTGCAGGACCGTAAGGGTGAATATCGCAAGGAACTTTCGGAACTGAAGGAAAATGGTTTCGTCCGCGCCCGTGTGGATGGGACCATCTATCGTATCGAGGAGGTTCCTGCCTTGGTACGTTACGAGAAGCACACCATCGAAGCGGTGATAGACCGCCTGACGTTGGAACGTAAGAATATGAGCCGCCTTCGCGAAGCTCTGGAAGGTGCGTTGAAGCTGACGGATGGAAAGCTGGTAAGCTTTTTGTTCGGCGAAGGGGAGTATCGCCTGCAGGGTACGCTGCTGGCTTGCCCCAAGTGTAACATTTCCATTCCGGAACTGGAACCGAGATTCTTCAGCTTTAACGATCCCAAGGGTCGCTGCCCTGTTTGTAAGGGCATGGGCGAATCCTGCGAATTTGATGTGGACTTGATTGTACCCGATAAGACTTTGTCCCTGAAACAGGGCGCTCTTGCCGTCCAGAAAAAGGATACGGGTACATTGCTGTTTAGCGATTACGGTTGGCGCAACCTGCGTACCATCGCGAACGAGATGAAGTTTACCTTTGACACTCCCTGGAATAAACTGAAGCCGGCTCAACAGCAGGCTATTCTCCATGGCACTCCCAGCGGAAGCGAACGGGGCGTCATTGATATTATCCAGGAGCTTTGGGACATGTGGCACATTTACCACTTCCGAAAGTACATGAACATCGGGGTGTGTCCCGAGTGTAAGGGGACCCGCATCAATCGCTGTGCCAATGCGGTTCAGTTCCACGGGGTAAACCTGACGGAAATGACGGAATGGTCCGTAGAAAAATCCGTAGAGTTCTTTAACAAGCTGGACTTAAGCGATCGCGAGCAGCATATTGGCCGTGAAATCCTGAAGGAAATTCGAGGTCGTCTCAGCTTCTTGAATGCGGTGGGCCTTGGTTACTTGAACATTTCCCGAAAGGCTTCTACGTTGAGCGGTGGCGAGGCGCAGCGTATTCGCTTGGCTAGTGCTGTGGGCGCTGGGCTCCAGGGTGTGCTTTATGTGATGGACGAACCCAGCATTGGCTTGCACCCGCGAGATAACGATAAGCTGCTGGAAATGCTGGAGCACTTGAGAGCTCAAGGGAACAGCCTCATTGTGGTGGAACACGACGAGGATACCATGCGTCATGCAGATTACGTCATTGACGTAGGTCCTGGCGCCGGCGTGGAAGGCGGACGCATTATTGCCGCAGGTACTGTAGACGAACTGGAAAAGAATAAGGCTTCTCTAACCGGCGCGTACCTGAGTGGACGTAAGGCTATTGAAATTCCCAGCGAGCGGAAGAAGATTACCAAGGAAACTCCCAAGCTGAAAGTTTGCGGGGCTACGGAAAACAACCTGAAGAATATTGACGTGGAGATTCCTCTGGATGGTGCATTGACTGTCGTGACGGGTGTATCCGGCTCCGGCAAGAGTACGCTGGTGAACCAGATTCTCCGTCGTGAATTGGCTCGCATTTTCTTCAATTCCGAAGAGCCTGTTGGAAAGTTCGACCATCTGGAAGGCATCGAGAATATTGACAAGGTCATCGAAATTGACCAGACGCCTATTGGCCGCACCCCGCGAAGCAATCCCGCCACTTATACCAAGATTTGGGACGATATTCGCGATCTTTTCGCTGGCATGGAAGAAAGTAAGATCCGCGGTTATACCAAGAGCCGCTTCAGCTTTAATGTGAAGGGCGGTCGCTGTGACGCATGCGAAGGCGCTGGCGTTAAGGTGGTGGATATGCACATTCTGCCCTCCGTCCAGGTGACCTGTGAAGTCTGTAACGGTAAGCGTTTCAACGACGCTACCCGCGAAGTTTATTTCAAGGGTAAGAATGTCTCTGAAATTCTGGACATGAGCATTAGCGATGCGGCGGAATTTTTCAAGGACATTTCAAAAATCGCGCAACCATTGAACCTGCTGTGCGAAGTGGGCTTGGGCTACTTGACTTTGGGACAGCCTTCCACAACGCTTAGTGGTGGTGAAGCCCAGCGAATCAAGATTGCCTCGGAATTGCGTAGGCCTGGTACCGGCAAAACTTTGTACTTACTGGACGAACCTACCACCGGACTCCATTTCGAAGATATTCGTAAACTCATGGACTGCCTGAATCGTCTTCGCAGCCTGGGCAACAGCATTGTGATTATTGAACACAATCTGGATGTGATCAAGTGCGCGGACTGGATTATTGACTTGGGCCCCGACGCCGGCGTGCACGGCGGTAAGATCGTGGCCACCGGTACTCCGGAACAGATTGCGAAATCCAAGAAATCTGAAACCGGTAGATACCTAGCGCCAGTATTGGCAAAGAAACATGGGGAGAACAAGCCCATGAGTAAGCTGATGGGCGCTCTGGCAGATAACAAGGCGCGTTACAATGCCTTCGCCTCTTCCATCAAGGGAACTGCTGGTGAAACGGAAGGCCCGTCTTTGGATATTGAAGTTCGTGGCGCTCGCAAGCACAACCTGAAGAATATTGATGTGACCATTCCCCGCCACAAGCTGACGGTAGTTACAGGTGTTTCTGGCTCTGGTAAGTCTAGCCTTGCCTTCCATACATTGTTCAGCGAAGGCCAACGTCGATTTGTGGAAACCTTGAGTACTTACGCTCGCCGCTTCCTGGGTCGTCCGGACCGTGGTTCCATCGATTCCATTTCCGGTCTTGCTCCTGCTATTGCCATCGACCAGAAGAGCGCTAGCAAGAGCCCTCGTAGTACAGTGGCCACCCTCACGGAAATTTATGACTACTTCCGTATTTTCTGGTCCCGCGCGGGAACGCCTCACTGCCTCCATTGCGGGAAGCCTGTGGATTCCTACGCTGCCGGCGATTTGATGCAGTTGGCCTTCAACCGTGACGAAGGCAAGATGGTGACCGTCCTTGCTCCGTTTGAACTGAAGGATGTCATCAAGACTTCCAAGATCCTGACGGAAAAGGGCTACCGGAAAGTTTACCTGGGGAAGGAACTGGTGGACTTGCCTCTGCCTAAAATTCCTACCCGTGAAAAGCAACTCCTGGCTGTAGTGGATCAGGTAATCGTCAAGGAAGAAAACCGCGCCCGTCTGGTGGAAGCTTTTGAACGTGCCTACCGCGATGGGAACGGCATTCTGTTTGTGGACGCCGAAGGTCATGAACGTCTAGCCGCCAGCGAAAAGCCGGGCTGTCCGGAATGTGGCTGGTATATGGATAGTTCCCTCAATCCAAAGCTCTTCAGCTTTAATACTCACTGGGGCGCCTGCGAGACATGTCTTGGCCTCGGTTATCTGAAGGACAGCAAGAAGGATGCTGCAAAGCCTTGCCCCAGCTGTCAGGGGGAACGCCTGAAACCGGAATATCTTGCAGTCCGCATCGCTGGTAAGAACATTATGGATGTTCACCACATGAGCATCGACAATGCTCGGGATTGGTTTGCCCAGGTGGATTTTGACGGCGAGAAAAATGCCGAGGGCAAGCGCACTATTGCAGAACCGCTCCTTCGAGAAATTATCGGGCGACTGGACTTCCTGAAGTCGGTGGGCTTGGGATACATCGGCCTGGACCGCGCCGGCGATACGTTGAGCGGTGGCGAATCCCAGCGAATCCGTCTGGCATCTCAGATTGGTAGCGGCCTGGAAGGAGTGCTCTACGTTCTGGATGAACCTACTGTCGGCCTTCACGAAAGTGATACCGCCAAGCTGTTGGATACCCTCTATCGACTTCGCAACTTGGGGAACACCCTGGTGGTAGTGGAACATGACCAGAAGATGATGGAAGCTGCGGACCATATTATCGATATGGGTCCCGGCGCAGGTGACTTCGGTGGGGAAGTGGTGGCGGAAGGTTCCCCTCAGTTGCTGGCCAAGCCTTATGCGCTTCAGCAGTTCCCCCGTAGTGAAACCGTGAAGTTCCTGACTCATCAGACTCCTGTGGCTAACGAGGTGGCTCCCATTCGCATTACGGACTCTACAGAGTTCTATGAATTTAGCGGGCTGAATCATAACAACCTGAAGAACCTTTCCGTGAAGTTCCCCAAGTGTGCGGTCAGTGTGGTTTGTGGCGTTTCCGGCTCCGGCAAGAGCTCCATGGTCATGGACGAAATCTACCCGGCCCTGAAAAAGAAGTTCCAGGCCCGCGGCAAGAAGAAACAGAGTGGGGAAGTGTTGCTGGTGGACCAGAGTCCGATTTCTGGCACGCCCCGCAGTACTCCCGCCAGCTTTACCGGCGTCTTCGACGATATCCGCAAGTTGTTCAGCAAGCTGGAACAGTCCAAAATCAAGGGCTTTGACTTTGGCCGATTCAGCTATAATCTAGCCCGCGGTCGGTGCGAAGCTTGTGAGGGCCGAGGTGTCATTTCTGTAGAAATGCACTTCCTTTCCGACGTGTGGGAAACCTGCGAAGCCTGTGGCGGAAAACGTTATAACCAGGAAACTCTGTCGGTTACCTTCAAGGGTAAGAACATTGCCGATGTTCTGGACATGCGTGTCATTGATGCCTGCGAGTTCTTCAAGGACCAGCCCAAGATTCTTCCCAAGCTGGAGACCCTTCGTGATGTGGGCTTGCCTTACGTAAAGTTGGGACAGTCTGTCACTACCATGAGTGGGGGCGAAAACCAGCGCTTGAAACTGGCTGCGGAACTGACCAAGAAAAAGGCGACGGAAACGGTCTACCTGCTGGATGAGCCCACCACCGGCCTCCACCTGAAGGATATTCAAATCCTGTGGAATCTCATGCGTAGGCTTTCTGCCCGCGGGGACACGGTCATTGTCATCGAACACCATCCGGATATTATCCGTCTGGCGGACTGGAAGGTGGAACTTGGCCCTGTGGGAGGTTCCGAAGGTGGCCATTTAATGGAAATGGGACCAAATAATTAG
- a CDS encoding formylglycine-generating enzyme family protein, translating to MSFKHLLPLLLLVPAISFADSDRNFKIAPNMFKDGVALQSKTEIALDKKGLSLSETPKIPLRTNTFYFRQKVGPKEYNWYVGQPNLKTYEKLHAFSLKDNYLKGSEVVTMRFYATQNNKAFQDENDIYFDREYIYSARVPKLYFMKNGRWQQLKETDLPGVISIDNSIPGLETVAITKAVRQVSSLVYPLAPGMYAFSFSAPGYLPFVDAVSIQEGQTLTLKPKLPLADTTGAHKDAKISITKDQVAQAKSLEDVEALYDAFVRELESNVSLVDTNEFTKIYPAAVNSLKLGVAKDDDNYVDYVKRFETTRRNAKDQWRSDKLGGAGEVGRAIHAKMDSLENLPIRGSIAPARVEPVYDEQSKDRPIVAVKIFFGQEKGRYDVAWVGTVVGLSPADFYGKLTSGNVKLSLTLANNKPVWIYNQGVLLGRYQYRYDRLDVTIDGAEVANKGEFVLPAHIRDQEEVKAWLNRPKDDVKEETVQQVADAQDAAERLALALQRANDIDAEVKMNAPRIVRDREHGTVALLDSGKFRYYGRVVSMSPFAIQTTEVTQQFFRDIMDRTDSTKRIKDRSHFVDPNKPVHNINWDDARAFCQMIGGDLPTEAQWEFAGRADNNEGSLWNLDEDPDPTQYAVFRDNSYKLGKKNPGYGPQQVALRKPNAWSIYDMSGNVAEWTRDSYFMFSFWVESSNPTGAAMGLHKVYKGGSWKDKEARLNLTESDDEDPRYWSDAIGFRCAFPISVFEGDANVKK from the coding sequence ATGTCTTTTAAACATTTGTTGCCTCTCTTGCTGTTGGTTCCGGCTATTTCCTTTGCCGATAGCGATCGTAATTTCAAGATTGCCCCCAATATGTTCAAGGATGGGGTTGCCTTACAGTCCAAGACTGAAATTGCCCTAGATAAGAAAGGCCTAAGTCTTTCCGAAACGCCCAAGATTCCTCTTCGTACCAATACCTTCTACTTCCGTCAGAAAGTTGGCCCCAAGGAATACAACTGGTATGTGGGTCAGCCCAACCTGAAAACCTACGAAAAACTTCATGCCTTTAGCTTGAAGGACAACTACCTGAAGGGCTCCGAAGTGGTGACCATGCGCTTTTACGCCACCCAGAATAACAAGGCCTTCCAGGATGAAAACGATATCTATTTTGATAGGGAATACATCTATTCCGCCCGTGTGCCGAAACTGTACTTTATGAAGAACGGCCGTTGGCAGCAGCTGAAGGAAACGGACCTTCCGGGTGTCATCTCTATTGATAATTCCATTCCAGGTCTGGAAACGGTGGCTATCACCAAGGCTGTTCGACAGGTTTCCTCCCTGGTTTATCCTCTTGCTCCTGGCATGTATGCCTTCTCCTTTTCTGCCCCCGGCTATCTGCCTTTCGTAGACGCAGTTTCCATCCAGGAAGGTCAGACCTTGACCCTTAAGCCGAAGCTTCCCCTGGCTGATACTACTGGTGCTCATAAGGATGCCAAGATCTCCATTACGAAGGATCAGGTGGCTCAGGCCAAGTCCCTGGAAGATGTGGAAGCCCTGTACGACGCATTCGTCCGTGAACTGGAAAGCAATGTGTCTCTGGTAGATACCAATGAATTCACAAAGATCTATCCTGCTGCAGTAAACAGCCTCAAGCTGGGTGTGGCTAAGGATGACGACAACTATGTGGATTACGTAAAGCGCTTTGAAACGACCCGTCGCAACGCCAAGGACCAGTGGCGCAGTGATAAGCTGGGTGGTGCTGGTGAAGTTGGTCGTGCAATTCACGCAAAGATGGATAGCCTGGAAAACCTTCCCATTCGTGGATCCATAGCACCCGCTCGTGTAGAACCGGTATACGATGAACAGTCCAAGGATCGTCCTATTGTAGCCGTAAAGATTTTCTTCGGTCAGGAAAAGGGCCGCTATGATGTTGCATGGGTTGGTACTGTGGTTGGTCTTTCTCCTGCAGACTTCTATGGCAAGTTGACTTCCGGCAATGTGAAGCTCTCCTTGACTTTGGCTAATAACAAGCCCGTCTGGATTTATAATCAGGGTGTTCTGTTGGGCCGCTACCAGTACCGCTACGACCGTCTGGATGTGACCATCGATGGTGCGGAAGTGGCTAATAAGGGCGAATTCGTTTTGCCGGCTCATATCCGCGATCAGGAAGAAGTAAAGGCCTGGCTCAACCGTCCTAAGGATGATGTCAAGGAAGAAACGGTTCAGCAGGTTGCCGATGCCCAGGATGCCGCAGAACGTTTGGCTTTGGCTCTGCAGCGTGCAAATGATATTGATGCTGAAGTGAAGATGAATGCACCCCGCATTGTCCGCGATCGCGAACATGGTACTGTGGCCTTGCTGGATTCTGGCAAGTTCCGCTACTACGGTCGTGTGGTGTCCATGTCTCCCTTTGCCATCCAGACGACTGAAGTGACCCAGCAGTTCTTCAGAGATATTATGGATCGTACGGACTCCACCAAGAGAATTAAGGACAGATCCCACTTTGTGGATCCCAACAAGCCGGTTCACAACATCAACTGGGACGACGCTCGTGCATTCTGTCAGATGATTGGCGGTGATCTTCCCACGGAAGCTCAGTGGGAATTTGCTGGTCGTGCAGATAATAATGAAGGCTCCCTCTGGAACCTGGATGAAGACCCGGATCCCACACAGTACGCAGTCTTCCGTGACAATTCCTACAAGCTGGGCAAGAAGAATCCTGGCTATGGTCCCCAGCAGGTTGCTCTCCGCAAGCCCAACGCATGGAGCATTTACGATATGTCCGGTAACGTTGCTGAATGGACTCGCGACAGCTACTTCATGTTCTCCTTCTGGGTGGAATCCTCCAACCCCACAGGTGCTGCAATGGGTCTGCACAAGGTGTATAAGGGCGGTTCCTGGAAGGATAAGGAAGCCCGTCTGAATCTTACTGAAAGTGATGACGAAGATCCGCGTTATTGGTCTGACGCAATCGGTTTCCGCTGCGCTTTCCCCATTTCCGTTTTTGAAGGTGATGCAAATGTCAAAAAATAA
- the ychF gene encoding redox-regulated ATPase YchF encodes MGFKCGIVGLPNVGKSTIFNAITNAGAEAANYPFCTIDPNVGMVNVPDARLDALVKVYNPKSIVPAVTEFVDIAGLVKGAAQGEGLGNQFLTHIRECQAIMEVVRCFDDGDIVHVHGSVDPVRDVDIIETELILKDLESVEKRLATEAKNARMGGAEAKARLAACEKLRDAFQEGKAARGLVGESEEMDQVIKDLALLTAKPLFYCANVKEDDILTGNAYVEALKEYAAKNGHEVIMISGKIEEELSQMEPADKVEFLKDLGLEESGLDAVVRKGYEILGLRTFLTAGEKECRAWTFEAGFKAPQCAGVIHSDFERGFIRAETLSFADFEKYGSWNAAKEAGVLRTEGKEYVVQDGDIMLFRFNV; translated from the coding sequence ATGGGTTTTAAATGTGGTATCGTAGGCTTGCCCAACGTAGGCAAGAGCACCATCTTTAACGCAATTACCAACGCAGGCGCCGAAGCCGCCAACTATCCCTTCTGCACCATCGACCCCAACGTGGGTATGGTGAACGTTCCGGATGCACGTCTGGATGCTCTGGTAAAAGTTTACAACCCCAAGTCCATCGTTCCCGCCGTTACCGAATTCGTGGACATCGCAGGTCTGGTGAAGGGCGCTGCCCAGGGCGAAGGCCTTGGCAACCAGTTCCTCACCCACATCCGTGAATGCCAGGCCATTATGGAAGTGGTCCGCTGCTTTGATGACGGCGACATCGTTCACGTCCACGGCTCCGTTGATCCGGTTCGTGACGTGGATATTATCGAAACTGAACTGATCCTGAAGGATTTGGAATCCGTTGAAAAGCGCTTGGCTACCGAAGCAAAGAACGCCCGTATGGGTGGTGCCGAAGCCAAGGCTCGTCTGGCTGCTTGCGAAAAGCTCCGTGACGCCTTCCAGGAAGGTAAGGCTGCCCGCGGCCTCGTGGGTGAATCCGAAGAAATGGATCAGGTGATCAAGGATCTGGCCCTCCTCACTGCAAAGCCCCTGTTCTACTGCGCCAACGTGAAGGAAGACGACATCCTCACCGGCAACGCTTACGTGGAAGCCCTGAAGGAATACGCTGCAAAGAACGGTCACGAAGTGATCATGATCAGCGGCAAGATCGAAGAAGAACTTTCCCAGATGGAACCCGCCGATAAGGTGGAATTCCTGAAGGACCTGGGCCTTGAAGAATCTGGCCTGGACGCAGTGGTCCGTAAGGGTTACGAAATCCTGGGCCTCCGCACCTTCCTTACCGCAGGCGAAAAGGAATGCCGTGCATGGACCTTCGAAGCTGGCTTCAAGGCTCCCCAGTGCGCAGGTGTCATCCACTCCGACTTCGAACGCGGCTTCATCCGTGCAGAAACCCTCTCCTTCGCTGACTTCGAAAAGTACGGCAGCTGGAACGCCGCTAAGGAAGCAGGCGTACTCCGTACCGAAGGTAAGGAATACGTGGTGCAGGACGGCGACATCATGCTGTTCCGCTTCAATGTGTAA
- a CDS encoding MATE family efflux transporter, whose translation MANSKNMDLLSGSIWDKILKFAIPLAASSIFQQLFNSADVAVVGKFAGDAALAAVGANTFVINLMVNLFVGLSIGANVVVANALGEGRPRSVSRGVHTSVAVSLACGVLLGLIGIFFARPILTAISTPADILDQAILYFRIYFMGMPFIMLYNFCAALLRSKGDTKRPFYVLLVAGAINLVLNILFVVGFHMDVDGVAIATVIANVISSVTLLVFLRRETGPFKFNFWKMRFTPWILGRIIKIGLPAGVQGALFSFSNVCIQSAINSLGSTAVAASAVAMNPELIVYFWLASFGHACVTFVGQNYGARNLERCKKVVRWTLLLSGLSTFALGALTSIFYHPILSIFTNDEATIATGMYRVYIVIGLEFINVLIDVSSGALRGMGKSMLPTLICVFGICGIRISWVFVMFPKFGTFKALMFCYPISWLVTGIVLVCIYGRFVRKKKIEWSSEK comes from the coding sequence ATGGCAAACTCGAAAAACATGGACTTGCTCTCGGGCTCGATATGGGATAAGATCCTTAAGTTTGCCATTCCCCTGGCTGCCAGTTCCATCTTTCAACAGCTGTTTAATTCCGCTGACGTTGCTGTGGTGGGGAAGTTTGCCGGCGATGCTGCCCTGGCTGCCGTGGGTGCCAATACCTTCGTTATCAACCTGATGGTGAACCTTTTTGTGGGTCTTTCCATCGGGGCAAATGTGGTGGTGGCCAATGCCCTTGGGGAAGGGCGCCCCCGTTCTGTTTCCCGAGGGGTACATACCTCGGTGGCTGTGTCCCTAGCCTGTGGAGTCCTGCTGGGACTTATCGGGATATTCTTTGCCCGTCCTATCCTTACCGCAATTTCTACCCCCGCCGATATTCTGGATCAGGCGATTCTCTACTTCCGCATTTACTTCATGGGAATGCCCTTTATCATGCTGTACAATTTCTGTGCAGCCCTCCTGAGAAGTAAGGGGGATACCAAGCGACCTTTCTATGTGCTGCTGGTTGCAGGTGCAATCAACCTGGTTTTAAACATCCTCTTTGTGGTGGGCTTCCATATGGATGTGGATGGCGTTGCCATCGCGACGGTCATTGCCAACGTGATCAGCTCTGTAACCTTACTGGTATTCCTGAGACGGGAAACGGGGCCCTTCAAGTTTAATTTCTGGAAAATGCGTTTTACACCCTGGATTCTGGGACGCATCATAAAGATTGGCTTGCCCGCCGGTGTGCAGGGTGCATTATTCTCCTTCAGTAACGTGTGTATCCAGTCTGCAATTAACAGCTTGGGCTCTACGGCGGTGGCAGCTTCCGCCGTGGCCATGAACCCGGAATTAATCGTTTACTTCTGGCTTGCTTCCTTCGGTCACGCCTGCGTTACCTTTGTGGGGCAGAACTATGGGGCCCGAAATCTGGAACGTTGCAAGAAGGTTGTCCGCTGGACTCTTTTGCTGTCGGGCTTGTCCACTTTTGCACTGGGCGCCTTGACCAGCATATTCTATCACCCCATCCTTTCCATTTTTACCAATGACGAAGCTACCATCGCAACGGGCATGTATCGCGTGTACATTGTCATCGGCCTGGAGTTTATTAACGTGCTGATCGATGTGAGTTCCGGTGCCCTTCGCGGTATGGGAAAATCCATGCTGCCCACATTAATTTGTGTGTTTGGTATTTGTGGAATCCGTATTTCCTGGGTTTTTGTCATGTTCCCCAAGTTTGGAACCTTCAAGGCCCTTATGTTCTGCTATCCCATCAGCTGGCTTGTCACTGGAATCGTACTGGTCTGCATTTATGGCCGTTTTGTCCGCAAAAAGAAAATAGAGTGGTCTTCCGAAAAATAG